The Acidobacteriota bacterium genome has a segment encoding these proteins:
- a CDS encoding ATP synthase F0 subunit B: MKVLLVVLVAVAALVLLNLAAYGIGVESAWVHWSGRIFNFVVFVGILTWAAVRADVAGRFREQRRSVQKRLADAEVKQREAEERLKAVQERLSSLEGETERIAEQARRDAEADAQRLRSEADRQAGLVLARSRRELELRVEAAKRELRRYAAERIAETAAREARARLDDRVQGMAFERALRSFEEKAP; the protein is encoded by the coding sequence ATGAAAGTGCTCCTCGTCGTTCTCGTGGCCGTGGCGGCACTGGTTCTCCTGAATCTGGCCGCCTACGGGATCGGCGTCGAGTCCGCATGGGTGCATTGGAGCGGTCGGATTTTTAATTTCGTCGTGTTCGTTGGAATTTTGACGTGGGCGGCCGTCCGCGCCGATGTCGCCGGGCGTTTTCGCGAGCAGCGCCGAAGCGTTCAAAAACGCCTGGCCGATGCCGAGGTCAAGCAGCGCGAGGCCGAAGAGCGCCTCAAGGCCGTGCAGGAGCGCCTTTCGAGCCTTGAGGGGGAGACGGAGCGCATCGCGGAGCAGGCGCGCCGGGACGCCGAAGCCGACGCGCAGCGTCTCCGAAGCGAGGCGGACCGCCAGGCCGGGCTCGTCCTGGCCCGGTCGCGGCGGGAATTGGAGCTTCGCGTCGAGGCCGCTAAGCGGGAGTTGCGGCGCTACGCGGCGGAGCGCATCGCCGAGACGGCGGCGCGCGAGGCCCGCGCCCGGCTCGACGATAGGGTGCAGGGCATGGCGTTCGAGCGCGCGCTCCGGAGCTTCGAGGAAAAAGCGCCGTGA
- the atpH gene encoding ATP synthase F1 subunit delta, whose amino-acid sequence MSDLTVARRYARALADAVTESKDQELVRSELEEFAALFRAEKMLRAYLLDVRAKAELRERVVNAVSEKAKFSPWTRNVLALVARHGRFEHLEEIVRLYGEELDRRHGVVRARVSASTPLSGEQTDRLAQALSRVTGGRAELEVRVDEDLLAGAVVRIGSRVYDASLRTQIARLAERMTA is encoded by the coding sequence GTGAGCGATCTGACCGTCGCCCGCCGCTACGCGCGCGCCCTCGCGGACGCCGTCACGGAATCGAAGGATCAGGAACTCGTCCGAAGCGAGCTGGAGGAATTTGCGGCGCTTTTTCGCGCCGAGAAAATGCTCCGCGCCTACCTTCTCGACGTGCGCGCCAAGGCGGAGCTTCGGGAGCGGGTGGTGAACGCCGTTTCGGAAAAGGCAAAATTTTCACCGTGGACCCGCAACGTTCTTGCGCTGGTGGCCCGGCACGGCCGCTTCGAGCATCTCGAAGAGATCGTTCGTCTCTACGGAGAGGAGCTCGACCGGCGGCACGGCGTCGTCCGCGCCCGCGTTTCGGCGAGCACGCCCCTCAGCGGCGAGCAGACGGACCGCCTCGCGCAGGCGCTCTCCCGGGTCACGGGCGGGCGGGCGGAGCTTGAGGTCCGGGTGGACGAAGACCTTCTGGCGGGCGCGGTCGTGCGGATCGGCAGCCGCGTGTACGACGCGAGCCTGCGCACGCAGATTGCGCGCCTCGCGGAGCGGATGACGGCATGA
- a CDS encoding F0F1 ATP synthase subunit alpha, with amino-acid sequence MALNIEEISKYLRNEIAQSQWDVDVSEVGTIVSVGDGIGRVYGLDHVMAGEIVAFPRDIRGLALNLEEDSVGIVVMGDTSFLKEGDTVKRTGQIMSVPVGESLVGRVVDPLGGPLDGKGPVEAAQRNPIERIAPGIVDRKSVHEPLQTGLKAIDAMIPIGRGQRELIIGDKQTGKTAIILDTILNQKGGDAICVYVAIGQKQSTIARVVRILEEGGAMEHTIVVAAAASEPAPLQYLGPYAGCAMGEYFRDNGRHAVCFYDDLSKHAVAYREISLLLRRPPGREAYPGDVFYLHSRLLERAAKLNEAKGGGSLTALPVIETKLGDVSAYIPTNVISITDGQIYLKSDLFYRGVRPAVDVGISVSRVGGAAQIKAMKKVAGMLRLDLAQYRELEAFAQFGSDLDETTQRQLNRGARMVEILKQDQYEPLPVERQVAAIFAGTRGFLDGIPVEKVRAFEKALYTHLETAHRELLEALRTKKQIDDELEKALRAAVQEALDAFKAELGEEAA; translated from the coding sequence ATGGCGTTGAACATTGAGGAAATCAGCAAATATCTGCGTAACGAGATTGCCCAGTCCCAGTGGGATGTGGACGTGAGCGAGGTGGGCACCATTGTTTCCGTGGGCGACGGCATAGGACGCGTCTACGGCCTCGACCACGTCATGGCCGGCGAGATCGTCGCGTTTCCGCGTGACATACGCGGCCTGGCCCTCAACCTCGAGGAGGACAGCGTCGGCATCGTCGTCATGGGCGACACGAGCTTTCTCAAGGAAGGCGATACGGTGAAGCGCACGGGGCAGATCATGAGCGTTCCCGTGGGCGAGTCACTCGTGGGGCGAGTCGTGGACCCCCTCGGCGGTCCGCTGGACGGGAAAGGTCCCGTCGAGGCGGCGCAGCGCAACCCCATTGAGCGCATCGCGCCCGGCATCGTGGATCGGAAATCCGTTCATGAACCCCTGCAGACGGGCCTCAAGGCCATCGACGCAATGATTCCCATCGGGCGCGGGCAGCGGGAGCTCATCATCGGGGACAAACAGACGGGCAAGACGGCCATCATACTCGACACCATCCTGAATCAGAAGGGCGGCGACGCCATCTGCGTCTACGTTGCCATCGGCCAGAAGCAGTCCACGATTGCGCGCGTCGTGCGCATTCTCGAGGAAGGGGGCGCGATGGAGCACACCATCGTCGTGGCGGCGGCGGCCTCCGAGCCGGCGCCCCTGCAGTACCTGGGGCCCTATGCGGGGTGCGCGATGGGCGAGTATTTTCGAGATAACGGGCGCCACGCCGTCTGTTTTTATGATGATCTTTCAAAACACGCCGTCGCCTACCGCGAAATTTCGCTCCTCCTGCGCCGGCCTCCCGGCCGCGAAGCCTACCCCGGCGACGTCTTCTACCTCCATTCGCGGCTCCTCGAGCGCGCCGCCAAGCTGAACGAAGCGAAAGGCGGCGGGTCGCTTACGGCGCTTCCCGTGATCGAGACCAAGCTGGGCGACGTCTCGGCCTACATTCCGACGAACGTCATCTCCATCACGGACGGGCAGATTTACCTCAAGAGCGACCTCTTCTACCGCGGCGTGCGCCCCGCCGTGGACGTGGGCATATCGGTCTCGCGCGTGGGCGGGGCGGCCCAGATCAAGGCCATGAAGAAAGTCGCCGGCATGTTGCGCCTCGACCTGGCGCAGTACCGCGAGCTCGAAGCGTTCGCCCAGTTCGGAAGCGACCTCGACGAGACGACGCAGCGGCAGCTCAACCGCGGCGCCCGCATGGTCGAGATCCTCAAGCAGGACCAGTACGAGCCGCTCCCCGTCGAGAGGCAGGTGGCGGCCATCTTCGCCGGCACGCGAGGCTTCCTGGACGGCATTCCTGTCGAGAAGGTGCGCGCGTTCGAAAAAGCGCTCTACACGCACCTCGAGACGGCGCACCGGGAATTGCTCGAGGCCCTGCGCACCAAGAAACAGATTGACGATGAGCTGGAAAAGGCGCTCCGCGCCGCCGTGCAGGAAGCGCTAGACGCCTTCAAGGCGGAGCTCGGCGAGGAGGCGGCGTAG